CCGTTGTTGCACCAGTCGCACCGGCGCCGGTGTGCACCCATCCGTCAGCGACTCCCTCCCGCGTCGGGCCGTCGTCTCCCCCCTCCGGCGGTCCGATTCTGCCATGCCGGTGCGGGCCAGGTCAGCAAACGCAAAGGGTACAAAAACAAAGATCCCGCCCCCTGTTGGGGACGGGATCCTGATTGTGGAGCTAAGGAGAATTGAACTCCTGACCTCCTGCATGCCATGCAGGCGCTCTACCAACTGAGCTATAGCCCCGCTCTCCGCCGCGCTCCCCCCGTCTCCGGTGTTCTGCGCTGCGAACAAGAAGAACTCTAGCTTGTGACCAGCCGGAAAGTGAAATCCGGGTGGCAGCCCCGGCGAGGAGCGGCAAGAAGCGGCGGGAAGCAGCTCAGTCGTCGTCGCCGAGCACCGGTTCCGGCAGGGTGCCGGCGTTGTGCTCCAACAGGCGCCAGCCGCGCGCGCCCTCACCGAGGACGGACCAGCAGCAGTTGGAGAGCCCGCCCAGGCCCTCCCAGTCGTACGCGTTCAGGCCCAGCAGGCGCCCGATCGTCGTACGGATGGTGCCGCCGTGGCTGACCACGACGAGGGTGCCGCCCTGCGGCAGCCGGTCGGCGTGCGCCAGGACCACCGGCGCGGCGCGGTCGGCGACCTCGGTCTCCAGCTCACCGCCGCCGCGGCGGACCGGTTCGCCGCGCTTCCACGCCGCGTACTGCTCGCCGTACTTCCCGATGATCTCGTCGTGCGTGAGGCCCTGCCACTCGCCGGCGTACGTCTCGCGCAGCGCCGCGTCGTGGTGCACGGGCAGCCCCGTGACGGAGGCCAGTTCGGCCGCCGTGGCGGAGGCGCGCTGCAGGTCGGAGGCCACGATGGCATCCGGCTTCAGCGAGGCGAGCAGCCGCGCGGAGCGGCGCGCCTGCGCCACACCCGCATCGGTCAGCTCGATGTCCGTGGAGCCCTGGAAGCGCCGCTCCAGGTTCCACGCGGTCTGGCCGTGCCGCCAGAGGACGATCTTGCGTGCGGACTTGCCCGAGGTGCTCGCGCTCAGAACAGATCACCGTCCAGATCGTCGTCGCCCGCCGCCTCGCGCAGCTTGGCGTGCTCCTCGGCCTTGCCGATGGTGAGCTTGGCGTCCTCGGGCAGCTCGATCTCGGGGCAGTCCTTCCACAGGCGCTCCAGCGCGTAGAAGACCCGCTCCTCGCTGTGCTGGACGTGGACGACGATGTCGACGTAGTCGAGCAGGATCCAGCGGGCGTCGCGGTCGCCCTCCCGGCGCACCGGCTTGGCGCCGAGCTCCTTGAGCAGGCGCTCCTCGATCTCGTCGACGATCGACTTGACCTGGCGGTCGTTGGGCGCCGAGGCGAGCAGGAAGGCGTCGGTGATCGACAGCACGTCGCTGACGTCGTACGCGATGATGTCGTGCGCGAGCCGGTCGGCCGCGGCCTGGGCGGCGGCGGTGATGAGCTCGATGGAGCGGTCCGTGGCGGTCACTGGCCATGCTTTCGGGTTGGCGGGCAGATCCTTACAAGGGTCTCATGTGCCGCCGACACCACCCGCGCGGAACGGCCCGCGCGGGCGAAAGCACTCCCCGGGACCGGGCCGGAGCCCGGTCAGGACGCCTTGTAGTCCTTGCCCAGGATCACCACGACCTCCGCGTTCACCACGTTCTCGGCCTTCTTCACGACCGTCTCGGGCAGCCCCAGCGTCTTGGCGACCTCGATCGCACGGTCCCGCTGCGCGTCGTCCTGGTACGTGATCTGGGAGGCGGCCGCGGTCTTGTCGGCCTTGCCGCCGTCCACGAAGGTGTAGCCGCCGTTCAACAGCGCCGCCTTCGCCGCGACCTGCGTCTTCTCGTCGCCGGTGGCGTCCTTGAGGCCGACGCGCGGGGCGGCGCCGGGCTGCGCCGCGGCGGCGGAGCCGCCGAGCACCTCCTTGACGACCTTCTTGTTGGCCTCGTCCGTGAGGGTGCCGTCCGCCTTCACGGCGAGGAGGTCGGTGCGGTACGCACCCACCTTGGCGTGTTCGCCGAGCCGGGCCAGCAGGGCACCCAGGGTCTGCGCGTTCAGGGCCGGGTCGAGGATCTGGCCGATGCTCTCGACCGTCACGGCCGCCGCCTTCGGGTCGCTCGGGAGCTTGCGCAGGACCGCCTGGAGCACCTTGCCCACGCGCTCCAGCTGCTTGGTCTCCGGTTCGCCCTGGCCGCGGTACGTGGCGTACGCGACGGCCATGGGGCCGCTCAGGCTCTGCTTCTGGCCCTGGGCCACGGCCGGGGTCTTGGCCGCGTCGTCGGCGGGGACCGCGGTGTCGGTGTCGACCTCGATGCCGCCGACCAGCTCGACCAGGTTCTCCAGGAAGGGGGTGTCGAGCCGCCAGGTGCCGCCGATCTGGGTGCCGAGCACCGAGTCGAGGGCCTCGCGGGTGCCGAGGCCGCCCTCCTCGACCGCCTTGCCGAGCGCCGTCGCGGAACCGTCCTGGCTGGTGACGCCGAGGGCGTTCGGGAGCAGGACGGTGGCGCCCTGCTTGGTGGTGACGTTGTCGACGAGCAGCGCCGAGGAGGTGCCGCCCTTCTTGGTGTTGTGCAGGTGGACGACGATCATGTCGCGCTTCTGCGCCCCGGCGGCGGCGGTCGCGCCGCTCCTGTCCTGGCCGGGGCCGTCGAGGAAGGGCAGCTTGCCCGCGTACCAGAGGTATCCGAGGCCGCCGACGACGAACACGGCGAGGACGACGATCAGCGCCACCACCCGGTTGCGGCCGCGGCGGCGGGCCTCCTCGCGGCGCTCGGTCCGGCTCTCGGTGAACTTGAGCCAGTCGATGACGTCCTCGGAGTCCTCGTCCGGCTGGTCGATGAAGGCGAACATCTCGGTGCGGTAGTCCCGGCCCGCCTCGGGCTCGCCGTCGGGCCGGCGCGGCTCGGGGACCTGGGCGGTCCGGCGCTCGGCCGGGGCCGGCGGCTCGGGGGCGGCCTGCTGCGGGGCGGCCTGCTGCGGGATCCACTGCTGGGTCTGCCGCGTGTCGTAGCCGTAGCCGGGGGCCTGCGCGTAGTCCTGCTGCCCGTACTCCTGGGCGGCCGGCTGCGGCGCGTAGTACTGCTGCTGCGGCTGCTGCGGCTGCTGCGGCTGGGCGTAGCCCTGGTAGTCGTAGCCGTACTGCTGCTGCTCGTACTGCGGCGCGGGCGGAGCGGGCTGCGCGGGCACCTGGCCGTACACCGGCCGCCCGTACGCGTCGTAGCCGATGAGCTGCTGCTCCTGGGCGGCATACGGGTCGTACGGATCCTGTCGGTCGTTCACCGCGGGGCCCCTCTCTCCGGAAGCTCAGGCTCCCCGGTACAGCTCACGCTTGTCGATGTAGCGCACGACGCCGTCCGGCACCAAGTACCAGACAGGATCCCCCTGGGCCACCCTCGCACGGCAGTCCGTGGACGAGATCGCCAGCGCGGGCACCTCGACCAGGGAGACGCCGCCCTCGGGCAGCCCGTCGTCGGTGAGGACGTGGCCCGGCCTGGTGACGCCGATGAAATGGGCGAGCGAGAAGAGCTCGTCGGCGTTCCGCCAGGTCAGGATCTGTGCGAGCGCGTCGGCACCCGTGATGAAGAACAGGTCGGCGTCGTCGTTCAGCGCCTTGAGGTCCCGCAGGGTGTCGATCGTGTACGTCGGCCCGCCGCGGTCGATGTCGATGCGGCTGACCGAGAACTGGGGGTTCGAAGCCGTGGCGATGACCGTCATCAGGTAGCGGTCCTCGGCGGGCGAGACGGCCCACTGCGACTTCTGCCACGGCTCACCCGTCGGCACGAACACCACCTCGTCGAGGTGGAAAAGGGCGGCCACCTCGCTGGCGGCCACCAGGTGTCCGTGGTGGATCGGGTCGAACGTCCCGCCCATCACGCCGAGCCGGCGCTTGACCGGACCGGTAGGCATCTCCTGCTCTCCCATGAGCGCAGAGCCTACTGGCCCGGCGGACCGGTCGGTCTAGCGGTCGCGGTTCAGGCGCGTGGTGACCCAGAGCATCAGCATCAGGACGACGAAGGCACCGCCGCCGGTCAGGTACGGGTTCAGGCTGTCGTGGTTGCCGCCGTGCTGTTCGGCCCCCTCCGAGGCGAGGACGACCAGGTTGTGGGCGGTGGAGGCGAGGCTCATCAGGCAGGTACCTATCGAGTCGGGGAGCGGGCGGAGACTTCGCTCACATCGTATGCGGGGGCCTGGGGCACGCTCACGCCGACTCAGGCGTTGGAGAGGATAGACGCACGGCCAGGCAGGCCGTTCCAGGGGAGGGCGCTATGACGGAGACGGGTTTCGAGAAGGCACCGGCGCGGGACCGCAGGCGGTTCCCCGGTATCTCTTCGCGGGCGTACGAGCATCCGGCGGACCGCTCGGCGCTGGTGGCGCTGCGCAAGCTGACCGGGTTCGACACCGTGTTCAAGGCCTTGAGCGGGCTGCTTCCGGAGCGCAGCCTGCGGCTGCTGTTCCTGTCGGACTCCGTGCGGGTGGGCGAGACGCAGTTCCCGCACCTGTACGCGATGCTGCGCGACGCCTGTTACATCCTGGACCTGGAGAAGGTCCCGCAGATGTATGTGCAGCAGGACCCGAAGCCCAATGCCATGTGCATCGGGCTGGACGAGCCGATCATCGTGGTGAGCACGAGCCTCGTCGAGCTGCTCGACGAGGAGGAGATGCGGGCGGTGGTGGGCCACGAGGTGGGCCACGCCCTCTCGGGGCACTCCGTGTACCGCACGATCCTGCTGTTCCTGACGAATCTGGCGCTGAAGGTCGCGTGGATCCCGCTGGGCAATGTGGCGATCATGACGATCGTGACCGCGCTGCGGGAGTGGTTCCGCAAGTCGGAGCTCTCGGCCGACCGGGCCGGCCTGCTGGTGGGGCAGGACGTGACGGCCTCGATGCGGGGGCTGATGAAGCTGGCGGGCGGCAACCACCTGCACGAGATGAACGTGGACGCCTTCCTGGCACAGGCCGACGAGTACGAGAAGGGCGGCGACCTCCGCGATTCCGTGCTGAAGATCCTCAACATGCTGCCGCGCACGCACCCCTTCACCACGGTCCGGGCGGCCGAGCTGAAGAAGTGGTCGGAGAGCCGGGACTACCAGCGGATCATGGACGGCCACTACCCGCGCCGTGAGGAGGACAAGGACGCCTCGGTCACCGACTCCTTCCGGGAGTCGGCCGCGCACTACGCCGACTCGGTGCGCACCAGCAAGGACCCGTTGTTCAAGCTGGTCGGCGACATCGCGGGGGGAGCGGCCGACATGGGCGGCAAGCTCCGCGACAAGTTCACGGGCGCCGGCAGCGGATCGGCCGCGGGCACCGGGCCGGCGGGCAAGGGCGGGGCTACGGAGCAGGGCTGACGGGGATCTCCCCCGGGGCCGCGGAGGGCGCCAGTACGCCGCACAGCCCGGCCGCCCGCCGCGGCTCGCCCGTGGCGTACGGGTCGCTCGCGGGCGGGCCCACGGTGGTCGGGCCGGCCCCGGCCGGCACCGGACGGAAGCCCCCGGCCGGGTCGTTGGAGCAGTCCTGCGGCCCGGCCATCACATAGGCCGCGGCCAGCTCCAGCCGCCGGGCACCCAGGTCGTCCCGGTCGAAGCGCAGCCGCAGCTCCCGCCGGACGGTGAAGAGCGAGGCGCCGTCGGCCGCCGCCGGGACTCCGGTGGCCGGCCGCACGGCGTACACGAAGGTGTGGTCGGTGATCACCTCCAGCACGTCCGGGGCGACCTCCGCGTAGGCGAGGGTCCCGCTCACCCGGACCCGGGAGTCGGCCACGACCGCGGCGGCCGGGTCGAAGCGGACCAGCCAGCCGGTGACCGCGTGCCGGCCGTCGCCGGCGGGCGAGGTCATGGTGCGGTCGAACTGCGCCAGCTGGTCGGGGTCGAGCAGGACGCGCACCGGCCGGTTGGCGGCTCCCGCCAGGACATCGGGGTCCAGCGAGGAATTCACCAGGTAGTCCTTGGCGATGGACAGCGCGGTGACGATCTGGACGTCGGTGAAGTGCTGCGTGCGGCGCACGGCGGGCAGGGCGATCCCGGCCGCCCCGACGCGGTAGTCGGCGGCGGGGCTCTTCGCGTACAGGTCGGCGGGCCGCCCGCCGGGCACGGCGGTGGTCGGTGCGAGCGGGACCACGGTGCTGCTGAGTGCCTGGGCGGGCCGTCCGGGCGGGGGGACGTAGGGGTTGCGCAGCCCCATGTAGACGGCGGCCGAGAAGGCCGTGGCGATGAGCAGCACGAGCAGCATGCCCTGCCGGGCGCCCCGGCCGGGAGTGCCGGTGCGGGGGCCGGAGCCGCCGCCCGACCAGATGGAGCGGCTGCGCACGGCCCTGGCGTGTTCGCCCATGCGTTCCTGTGCCGAGTACTCCTGGAGCCGGGCAGCCCGGACGAAGTCCTCGTCGAACACCACCGACCGGTATTCGTCCGACCGGAACTCCTCGTCGCCCCCGCCCATGCCTTCGGGGGTGCCGTTGGGCGGATCTCCTGGAACGGCCATCGCTTCTCCCCGCTGTCCCCGCTTCAGAGAAGCCCCCTGCTCCGGCGTACGCGAGTCGGGGTCGTACCTTCAGGGTTGGCGGACGGAGGGGTACGTAAACGCGCCGACGCCGGTGACTTCGCGCCTGGGGGTGCTGGCGGGCGCCGGGGCGGGGTCCGCCTCGCCCGAGGCGCTGCGGTAAACGGCGCTGAAGGCGAGCGCGACCATGCCGAGGCCCATCACGAAGGCGAGCACCCAGGCGACCGGGCGCAGCCAGGGCGACCGGCCGCGGTACGGGCGCAGGCTGCCGCCGTAGGCCCCGTACGGGCCGTACGTGCCGTCGGGGTAGCCGGGACCGCGGTCGTCCCAACCGTGCTCGTCGCCCTCGTAGCCGTAGGCATATCCGTCGTAGTCGTCGTCGGCCGTCCAGCCGCCGGCCACGGCGCGGGCGGCTTCCGCCTCCGCGCGTGCCCGGTCCGCCGCCCGCTGGCGCTCGGCGGCACTCGGTTCATGGATCTCGGCGTTCCGGACGAAGGCCTCGTCGAACACCACGGAGGCGAAGTCCTGATCCGCGCCTCCGCGGTCGTCGTCGGGCTCCCCGTCGTCCGGGAACGGCTTGCCCCCCACGTCGTCCGGCACAGGACCAGCCTAGACCTGGGGGAGGCCTTTGGGCAGGGTGTCCGCCGAATTCCGGCCACACCGTGTCCAGGCTCCGACTACCGAACGTGACCGTCGCCGGTGACGATGTACTTCGTGGAGGTGAGCTCGGGAAGGCCCATCGGGCCCCGGGCGTGCAGCTTCTGGGTGGAGATGCCGATCTCGGCGCCGAATCCGAACTGACCACCGTCCGTGAACCGAGTGGATGCATTCACGGCGACCGTGGTCGAGTCGACCAGCTGGGTGAAGCGGCGCGCGGCGGCCTGTGAGGTGGTGACGATCGCCTCGGTGTGGCCGGAGGTCCAGCGGCGGATGTGGGCGACGGCGTCGTCGAGGGAGTCCACGACGCCCGCGGCGATGTCGTAGGAGAGGTATTCGGCGGCCCAGTCCTCGTCGGTGGCGGGCAGGGCGGTGACCTTGCCGCCTTCGGCCGCGGCCAGGACCCGGGCGTCGCCGTGCACGGTGACGCCGGCGTCGGCGAGCGCGTCGAGGGCGCGGGGCAGGAAGGCGTCGGCGATGTCCCGGTGGACGAGGAGGGTCTCGGCGGAGTTGCAGACGGAGGGCCGCTGGGCCTTGGAGTTGACGAGGATGTCCACGGCCATGTCCAGGTCGGCCTGGGCGTCGACGTAGACGTGGCAGTTGCCGGTACCGGTCTCGATGACCGGGACGGTGGACTCCTCGACCACGGTCTTGATGAGGGAGGCGCCGCCGCGCGGGATGAGCACGTCGACGAGGCCGCGGGCGCGCATCAGCTCGCGGACGGAGTCGCGGGACTCGCCGGGGACGAGCTGGATCGCGTCGGCGGGGAGGCCGGCCTCGGTGACGGCGTCGCGGAGGACGGCGACGAGCGCGGTGTTGGAGGCGTAGGCGGAGGAGCTGCCGCGCAGGAGGACCGCGTTGCCGGACTTGAGGCAGAGGGCGGCGGCGTCGACGGTGACGTTGGGACGGGCCTCGTAGATGATCCCGACGACGCCGAGGGGGACGCGGATCTGCCGCAGGTCGATCCCGTTGGGGAGGGTGGAGCCGCGGACGACCTCGCCGACGGGGTCGGGGAGGGCGGCGACGTCACGCACGTCGGAGGCGATGGCGGCGACGCGGTCCGGGGTCAGGGTGAGGCGGTCGATGACGGTCTCGCTGGTGCCGGCGGCGCGGGCCTTGTCCGTGTCCACGGCGTTGGCGGCGATGATCTCGGCCGTACGGGCCTCCAGCGCGTCCGCGATCGCCAGCAGGGCGGCGTCCTTGGCGGACCGCGGGAGTGGCGCGACGGCGGCGGCCGCGGTGCGGGCCGCTTGCGCGGTGGCGATGACGGGCGAGGTGGCGGTGGCGGCATCGAGCGAGGTCATGCCGCCCAGGGTAATCCCCCGCCGGTGCCCCGCCGATGGGGTTCCACCCCGCGAGACGCCGCCGCGGGCCGTCCGCGGGTCCGCTGCGCGGGGCCTTCTCCCCGCCCCGCCCCTTCGCCGATTCTCCCCCAGCTACCGCTGGGAGGTACCCCCAGGGCGCTGCCCGGCCCCCGGTCCTCAAGCGTCGGACGGGCTGAAAGACCCTGGGGCTCCGCCCCAGACCCCGCGCCTCAAACGCCGGCGAGGCTGGATCGCTGAAAGCGGGGGCTGGACCAGTCGGGATCAGTACGGGTGCACGCCGACCGGGTGGGCCGGGGGTGGGCCGTAGCCTTCGGCCACGCGTTGGTGGTAGGTGGCGCGGTCGATGACCTCCAGGCCGACGATCTCCCAGGGCGGGAGCTGCGCCGAGGAGCGGTGTTCGCCCCACAGGCGCAGGGCGACGGCCGCCGCGTCGTGGAGGTCACGGGCCTCTTCCCAGTAGCGGATCTCCGCGTGGTCGTCGGCGTACCGGCTGGTCAGCAGGAAGGGGTGGTCGTGGGCCAGTTGTTCCAGCCCGCGCCGGACCTCGGACAGCGGGGCCGGCCTGCCGGAGACGCTCAGGGTCACGTGCCACAGGCGCGAGGCCTGATCCTGCTCCTCCCCGCCACCGCCGCCGTCACCGTCCCCCGGACCGACGCTGGTCAGCGCTCGTCTCACCAGCCGCCTCCTGTCTCCGCTGCGCTTGTCCGCCCGCCCCTCACAGTTGACCAGTCCCCGGCCCGCCGCGCTGCGCTTTTACCGAACCTCAGCCCTGCAGCAGGACCAGATCGTCACGGTGTACGACCTCCCGCTCGTACGCGGGTCCGAGTTCCCGTGCGAGCTCGCGAGTGGAGCGGCCGAGGAGCTGCGGGAGCTCCTTGGCGTCGAAGTTGACCAGGCCCCTGGCCACCGCGCGGCCGTCGGCCGCGCGCAGTTCCACGGGGTCGCCCGCGACGAAGTCGCCCTCGACCGCGGCGATGCCGGCCGGGAGGAGCGAGCTGCCGCGTTCGGTGACGGCGCGCACGGCGCCGTCGTCCAGGACCAGGTGGCCCTGCGGGGTCGAGGCGTGCTGGAGCCAGAGCAGCCGGTCCGCCGAGCGGCGCCCGGTGGCGTGGAAGAGCGTGCCGGTCCCCCGCCCGGCAAGGGCGTCGGCGGCCTGGCTCGCGGAGGTCAGCACCACCGGGACCCCGGCGGCGGCCGCGATCCGGGCCGCCTCGACCTTGGTGACCATGCCGCCGGTGCCCACGCCCGCCTTGCCGGCGCTGCCGATCGAGACGTGCGCGATGTCCTCGGGCCCGCGGACCTCGTCGATGCGGGTGGTGCCGGGCTGGGACGGGTCGCCGTCGTAGAGGCCGTCCACGTCGGAGAGGAGGACGAGGAGGTCCGCGCGGACGAGGTGGGCGACGAGGGCGGCCAGCCGGTCGTTGTCGCCGAAGCGGATCTCGTCCGTGGCGACGGTGTCGTTCTCGTTGACGATCGGGAGGGCGCCCATGGCGAGCAGCTGGTCGAGGGTGCGGTACGCGTTGCGGTAGTGGGCGCGGCGGCTGGTGTCGTCGGTGGTGAGCAGCACCTGGCCCACGCGGAGGCCGTAGCGCGCGAAGGAGGCGGTGTAGCGGGCGACGAGCAGTCCCTGGCCGACGCTGGCGGCCGCCTGCTGGCGGGCCAGGTCCTTGGGGCGGCGGCGCAGGCCGAGCGGGGAGAGTCCGGCGGCGATGGCTCCGCTGGAGACGAGGACGATCTCCTTCTCGCCACCGCTGCGGACCTTGGCCAGGACGTCGACCAGCGCGTCCACCCGGTCGGCGTCGAGGCCGCCGGCCGCGGTGGTCAGGGAGGAGGAACCGACCTTGACCACGATCCTGCGGGCGTCCACGACACCTTGCCTAGCCGCTGACACGTCTGTCCCCTTGCCCCTTGCCGAAATGCCTGCCACCTCAATCTACGGGGTGGGCCCGAAGGGCTGCTCGGGGGTTTCAGACCCTGGACGGGCCGTCGTGCGCGTGCTCGGGCTCGGGGGCCCGCGCGGCGCCCGGGACGAGGATCTTGCGGGAGAGGAGGAAGGTGAACGGGATGGCCACGATCGCCGCGACCAGCGGGGCGATCCGGGTGTCCATCCCGGCCCAGGTCACCAGGGCGTAGAGGCCGGCCGACTGGATCACGTAGTTGGTGACGTTCGTCAGCGGGAAGAGGAGGAACTTCTTCCAGGTCGGCCGGGTCCGGTAGGTGAAGTAGGTGTTCATGAAGAACGAGCCGACCATCGCCAGTACGAAGGCGAGGGAGTAGGCGGCGAAGTACGGCATCCACGGGTGCAGCAGGAGGTAGATGCCGAAGAAGGTGCCGGTGTTGACCCCGCCGACGAGGGCGAAGCGGAAGATCTGGCCGAGCTGGTCCCTGCGGCTCATCGGGCGCTGCGCTCCACAACGGCGGGCTCCGCCCCCGGCCTGGTCCGGCCGTCGCGCGGGGGCTGCTCCGTGCCGTGCGACTCCTTCACCAGGAAGTGCGGCCGGCGCTTGGTCTCGTAGTAGATGCGGCCGATGTACTCGCCGATGAGGCCGAGCATGATCAGCTGGACGCCGCCCAGGCCGGTGATGATCGCCACGAGGGTGACGTATCCCGGGGACTCGACGCCGTTGGTGATCGCCATGATCGTGATCCACAGCGCGTACAGGCCGGTCAGGGCGACCAGCGACACGCCGAACCAGATCCCGATGCGCAGCGGCCGGTTGTTGAAGGAGATCAGGCCGTCCATGCCGTAGTTCAGCAGGGAGCCGAACTTCCACTTCGTCTCGCCGGCCTCGCGCTGCGCGTTGCGGTAGTCGAAGTGGACGGTGTCGAAGCCGATCCAGGAGAAGAGGCCCTTGGAGAAGCGGTTGTACTCCGGCAGCGACAGCAGGGCGTCCACGGCCGGGCGCGACAGCATGCGGAAGTCTCCGACGCCGTCGGTGAGCTCCACGTCGACCCAGCGGTTGACGCCCCGGTAGTAGAGGCGGCTGAGGGCGGAGCGGAGCTTCTTGTCGCCCTCGCGCGTGCGGCGGGCGATGATCTGGTCGTGGCCCTGCCGGTAGAGCTCCAGCATGCGTGCGATGAGCTCCGGCGGGTGCTGGAGGTCGGCGTCCATGATCACGACGGCGTCGCCGGTGGCCTCGCGCAGGCCGGCGAGCATGCCCGCCTCCTTGCCGAAGTTGCGGCTGAAGGAGACGTAGCGCGTCTGGTCGCCGTGGTCCGCGGCGATCTTCCGCAGTTTGCCGAGGGTCCCGTCGCGACTGCCGTCGTCGATGTAGCAGATCTCATAGTCGACGGGGAGGGTGTCCAGGACCTTGCGGACCTCCGCGTCGAAGCTGTCGATGACGGCCTCTTCGTTGTAGCAAGGGACAACTACGGACAGCTTCGTCATGAACACTTCCTGCTGGGTCCGAACGGGTGATTGTCGGCGACCGGACCGGCCTCTCACCTCTTCCTTAGAAGTATGCACGGCGAGGGTGGAGCGTCGGTCGGCCTGCCTGAGCCGAGAGCGGTACACGGTAGCTTTGACGAGATAAGCGGAATGAGCTGAACGAAACGCAACGAAACGAAGGGATCGAGGTGCACGTGCCCGACGTCTCCGTGGTCGTCATCGTCTACAACGACGCAGAGCGTCTGTCGACAGCAGTCCAGTCCGTTCTGGACCAGACCCTGCACGGGGTCGAAGTCGTGATCGTCGACGACTGCAGCAAGGACCGTTCCTACACGGTCGCCCAGGAACTGGAGGCCGCGCATCCGGGAAGAGTGCGCGCCTTCCAGCTGCCGGAGAACAGCGGTGGCTGCGGCGCGCCGCGCAACCACGGCATCCTGCAGGCCACCGGAACGTACGTGATGTTCCTCGACAGCGACGACGTCCTGGAGCGCAACGCCTGCCGGAACATGCTGCAGGCCGCCGAGCGGACCGGCTCCGACCTGGTGTCGGGCATGTGCGTACGCGTGCACCTCGACAACCGCTGGGGGAAGACCACCGAGTGGTACCCCTGGATCTACTCGCGCACGCGCACGCTGGAATCGATCACCGAGTTCCCCGACCTGCTGGTCTACGACACCCTCTCCACGAACAAGTGCTACCGGCGCGCGTTCCTGCTGGAGCAGGGCCTGGAGTTCCCGGTCGGCATCCACTACGAGGACCTGCTCTTCTCCGCGCAGGCGTACGTGGCGGCCCGGCGCATCACCCTGATCCCGAACCACGTCTACTTCTGGAACGTGGTCGAGAAGGCCTCCGCCAAGTCGATCAGCAACCGGCGCCACGAGATCGCGAACTTCGTCCACCGGATGGAGATCCACCGCCGCGTCGACCAGCTGCTGGCGGCGAAGGGCCACGCGGACATCAAGTCCGCGAAGGACGCCAAGTTCGTCAAGCACGACCTGGTGCTGCACCTGCGCGACCTGCCCCTGCTGAGCGACGAGTACCGCCAGGAGTTCGCCCGGCTGGCCAACGGCTACCTCGCCGGGATCGACCCGACCGCGTACGAGAACGTCACCTACCTCCAGGCGATCTGCGCCTACCTGCTCGGCAAGGAGGACTGGGACAACCTGCTCCCGGCCGCCGACGCCATGACCAACAAGGGCCGGCTCACCTCCCCGCTCGCCGAACGCGACGGCCGCGTCTACTGGTGCGCGCGGCACATCGACAGCCCCGACCCCGCCGAGGCCGCCGAGGCCCGCCGGATACTGGACGTCACCGAGCAGGCCTTCCACACCACCCCGCTCACCTCCCTCACCGTGGGCAACCGCCTCACCTCCTACGAGGACGACGGCCGCGGCACC
Above is a genomic segment from Streptomyces sp. NBC_01233 containing:
- a CDS encoding histidine phosphatase family protein, whose protein sequence is MSASTSGKSARKIVLWRHGQTAWNLERRFQGSTDIELTDAGVAQARRSARLLASLKPDAIVASDLQRASATAAELASVTGLPVHHDAALRETYAGEWQGLTHDEIIGKYGEQYAAWKRGEPVRRGGGELETEVADRAAPVVLAHADRLPQGGTLVVVSHGGTIRTTIGRLLGLNAYDWEGLGGLSNCCWSVLGEGARGWRLLEHNAGTLPEPVLGDDD
- the rsfS gene encoding ribosome silencing factor — protein: MTATDRSIELITAAAQAAADRLAHDIIAYDVSDVLSITDAFLLASAPNDRQVKSIVDEIEERLLKELGAKPVRREGDRDARWILLDYVDIVVHVQHSEERVFYALERLWKDCPEIELPEDAKLTIGKAEEHAKLREAAGDDDLDGDLF
- a CDS encoding LCP family protein; amino-acid sequence: MNDRQDPYDPYAAQEQQLIGYDAYGRPVYGQVPAQPAPPAPQYEQQQYGYDYQGYAQPQQPQQPQQQYYAPQPAAQEYGQQDYAQAPGYGYDTRQTQQWIPQQAAPQQAAPEPPAPAERRTAQVPEPRRPDGEPEAGRDYRTEMFAFIDQPDEDSEDVIDWLKFTESRTERREEARRRGRNRVVALIVVLAVFVVGGLGYLWYAGKLPFLDGPGQDRSGATAAAGAQKRDMIVVHLHNTKKGGTSSALLVDNVTTKQGATVLLPNALGVTSQDGSATALGKAVEEGGLGTREALDSVLGTQIGGTWRLDTPFLENLVELVGGIEVDTDTAVPADDAAKTPAVAQGQKQSLSGPMAVAYATYRGQGEPETKQLERVGKVLQAVLRKLPSDPKAAAVTVESIGQILDPALNAQTLGALLARLGEHAKVGAYRTDLLAVKADGTLTDEANKKVVKEVLGGSAAAAQPGAAPRVGLKDATGDEKTQVAAKAALLNGGYTFVDGGKADKTAAASQITYQDDAQRDRAIEVAKTLGLPETVVKKAENVVNAEVVVILGKDYKAS
- the nadD gene encoding nicotinate-nucleotide adenylyltransferase, which translates into the protein MGEQEMPTGPVKRRLGVMGGTFDPIHHGHLVAASEVAALFHLDEVVFVPTGEPWQKSQWAVSPAEDRYLMTVIATASNPQFSVSRIDIDRGGPTYTIDTLRDLKALNDDADLFFITGADALAQILTWRNADELFSLAHFIGVTRPGHVLTDDGLPEGGVSLVEVPALAISSTDCRARVAQGDPVWYLVPDGVVRYIDKRELYRGA
- a CDS encoding M48 family metallopeptidase gives rise to the protein MTETGFEKAPARDRRRFPGISSRAYEHPADRSALVALRKLTGFDTVFKALSGLLPERSLRLLFLSDSVRVGETQFPHLYAMLRDACYILDLEKVPQMYVQQDPKPNAMCIGLDEPIIVVSTSLVELLDEEEMRAVVGHEVGHALSGHSVYRTILLFLTNLALKVAWIPLGNVAIMTIVTALREWFRKSELSADRAGLLVGQDVTASMRGLMKLAGGNHLHEMNVDAFLAQADEYEKGGDLRDSVLKILNMLPRTHPFTTVRAAELKKWSESRDYQRIMDGHYPRREEDKDASVTDSFRESAAHYADSVRTSKDPLFKLVGDIAGGAADMGGKLRDKFTGAGSGSAAGTGPAGKGGATEQG
- a CDS encoding SCO2583 family membrane protein; the protein is MAVPGDPPNGTPEGMGGGDEEFRSDEYRSVVFDEDFVRAARLQEYSAQERMGEHARAVRSRSIWSGGGSGPRTGTPGRGARQGMLLVLLIATAFSAAVYMGLRNPYVPPPGRPAQALSSTVVPLAPTTAVPGGRPADLYAKSPAADYRVGAAGIALPAVRRTQHFTDVQIVTALSIAKDYLVNSSLDPDVLAGAANRPVRVLLDPDQLAQFDRTMTSPAGDGRHAVTGWLVRFDPAAAVVADSRVRVSGTLAYAEVAPDVLEVITDHTFVYAVRPATGVPAAADGASLFTVRRELRLRFDRDDLGARRLELAAAYVMAGPQDCSNDPAGGFRPVPAGAGPTTVGPPASDPYATGEPRRAAGLCGVLAPSAAPGEIPVSPAP
- a CDS encoding SCO2584 family spore wall biosynthesis protein — its product is MPDDVGGKPFPDDGEPDDDRGGADQDFASVVFDEAFVRNAEIHEPSAAERQRAADRARAEAEAARAVAGGWTADDDYDGYAYGYEGDEHGWDDRGPGYPDGTYGPYGAYGGSLRPYRGRSPWLRPVAWVLAFVMGLGMVALAFSAVYRSASGEADPAPAPASTPRREVTGVGAFTYPSVRQP